The Amycolatopsis umgeniensis DNA segment CCTTGTCACCACCCGCGACGTCGACCACGAAGACCTGGCTGTCGGCGAGCCCCCGGCTGAAAACCGCGGTGAGGTTGTCTCCGCCGCTTTCGATGATCACCAGGTCCAGCCCAGGAAAGCGCTCCTCGAGCAATTCGACCGCGTCGAGGTTCGCGGTGATGTCGTCGCGGATCGCGGTATGCGGGCAAGCGCCGGTCTGCACGGCCTCGATCCGTTCCGGGTCGAGCACCCCGGCCTTGCGCAGGAAGTCGGCGTCCTCGGTGGTGTAGATGTCGTTGGTGACGACGGCGAGGTTCACCTCGTCGCCGAGCGCCCGGCACAGCGCCGCGGTGAGCGCGGTCTTCCCGCTGCCCACCGGCCCGCCGATACCGATCCGGTAGGCGCGGCCCGCGGTCGGCGCCTGCTCGTAGTGATCGGGTTCGGCGGCCGTCGGGTCGAAGTTGACCGGGTGGACGTGCCCGTGGCCGTGACCGTGCTCAACTGGCAAAGAGACGCACCTCTTCCTTGTGATGCCGGGCGTGTGCCTCGGCGAACAGATCGAGCGCCGGAGACCCCGGCGCCGGGAGTTCGGCGGGATCGGCCCCCGCGACCTCGGCCGCGCGCAGGGATACGTCCCGGACTTCGACGGAAAGCCTTGCCACGACGGCGTTGACGGCGAACGGGTCGAGTCCGAGCAGCCGCACCGCCGCGCTCGCCGGTCCGCTGATCGCCAGGTAGGCCACCGCCATCGCCGCGTCGAGAGGAACCCCGACCAGCGCACCGAGGACCACCGGATGATGCGGTCTCGGGGTTTCCTTCAACAGCTGGGAAAGCACCGGTGACGGCCACGCCGCCTTGCCCGCCCTCGCCGTTCCGCGCCCTTGCGCGCGGGACGCCTCCCGTTGCGCGAGCGACGGCGTCCTCGCGTCGAGTTCGGCATCGAGCCGCGACCAATGTCCACTTCGGACTTTCCGCGCGGCCGCGTGCGCCGCCGCGGCCGCGAACACCGCGGCCAGCGAACCCGCCGTCCGCAACCGCCCGGAGAGGAACCCCGGCAGGTCGCGTTCGTGGGTGATCAGCTTGCGGGCGACGGCCTCTTCGAGACCGCCGGAGTGGACGTGACCGCCCCCGGGGAACCGGGAGTCGGCGAGGATGAGCGCGGCGGTGTTCATCAGAAAAGGAAATACCTTTGCGCCATCGGCAGTTCCGTGACCGGCCGCGGTTCGATCAGCTCACCGTCGACGTGCACGGCGAAACTGTCCGGCTCCACCCGGATGTCCGGGGTGGCGTCGTTGAGCACCATGTCCGCCTTGCCGCGGGATCGGGTGTTCGAGATCGGCACGAGCTTCCGCGCGATACCGAATCGCTCCGCGACGCCGTTCTCGATGGCTTCCGGTGCCACGAAATGGAAACTGCTCCCGGCCGCGACGACCGGCGCCGCGCCGAACATCGGCCGCGCCAGCACCGGTTGCGGCGTCGGGATGGACGCGTTCGCGTCGCCCATCGCCGCCCACGCCGGGAATCCGCCCTTGAGCACGACATGCGGCCGGACGCCGAAGAACTTCGGCTCCCACAGCACGAGATCCGCGAGTTTCCCGATCTCCACCGAACCGATCTCGCGGTCCATCCCATGCGCGATCGCGGGGTTGATCGTGTATTTGGCGACATAGCGACGCGCCCGCAGATTGTCGGCCGCGCCGTCGCCGGGCAGCGCGCCGCGGCGACGTTTCATCACGTGCGCGGTCTGCCAGGTCCGGATGATCACCTCGCCGATCCGGCCCATCGCCTGCGAATCCGAACTCATCATGGAGATCGCGCCGAGATCGTGCAGGACGTCCTCGGCCGCGATCGTGGTCGGCCGGATACGGCTTTCGGCGAACGCCAGATCCTCGGGTACGGACGGGTTCAGATGGTGGCAGACGACGAGCATGTCGAGATGCTCGTCGAGGGTGTTCGCGGTGTGCGGACGCGTCGGGTTCGTCGACGACGGCAGGATGTTGGCCAGCCCGGCCACCTGGATGATGTCCGGCGCGTGCCCGCCGCCCGCGCCTTCGGTGTGGTACGCGTTGATCGAGCGGCCCCGGATGGCGTCCACAGTGGACTCCAGGAACCCCGCCTCGTTCAGCGTGTCGGTGTGGATCGCCACCTGGACACCGGATTCGTCGGCCACGGTGAGGCAGGCGTCGATCGCGGCCGGGGTGCTGCCCCAGTCCTCGTGCAGTTTGAAGCCGCCGGCACCGGCGGCGAGCTGTTCGCGCAACGCCTCGTGCCGGACGGTGTTCCCCTTGCCCAGCAACAGGACGTTGACCGGCTGACCGTCCATCGCCTG contains these protein-coding regions:
- the ureG gene encoding urease accessory protein UreG, yielding MPVEHGHGHGHVHPVNFDPTAAEPDHYEQAPTAGRAYRIGIGGPVGSGKTALTAALCRALGDEVNLAVVTNDIYTTEDADFLRKAGVLDPERIEAVQTGACPHTAIRDDITANLDAVELLEERFPGLDLVIIESGGDNLTAVFSRGLADSQVFVVDVAGGDKVPRKGGPGVTTADLLVINKIDIAHLVNADLDVMTSDAHRMRGELPVISQSLVDTPNAPAVADWVRSLLPVRAG
- a CDS encoding urease accessory protein UreF — translated: MNTAALILADSRFPGGGHVHSGGLEEAVARKLITHERDLPGFLSGRLRTAGSLAAVFAAAAAHAAARKVRSGHWSRLDAELDARTPSLAQREASRAQGRGTARAGKAAWPSPVLSQLLKETPRPHHPVVLGALVGVPLDAAMAVAYLAISGPASAAVRLLGLDPFAVNAVVARLSVEVRDVSLRAAEVAGADPAELPAPGSPALDLFAEAHARHHKEEVRLFAS
- a CDS encoding urease subunit alpha is translated as MPSIERDRYAELFGPTTGDRIRLADTDLLIEVTEDRSMGPSGSGDEVLFGGGKVIRESMGQGMATRAEGAPDLIITGAVILDHWGIVKADVGVRDGRIVGIGKAGNPDTMDGVDPALVVGPSTEVLSGNGKILTAGGIDCHVHFICPQLTDTALASGLTTLVGGGTGPVEGSKATTVTPGAWNLGRMLQAMDGQPVNVLLLGKGNTVRHEALREQLAAGAGGFKLHEDWGSTPAAIDACLTVADESGVQVAIHTDTLNEAGFLESTVDAIRGRSINAYHTEGAGGGHAPDIIQVAGLANILPSSTNPTRPHTANTLDEHLDMLVVCHHLNPSVPEDLAFAESRIRPTTIAAEDVLHDLGAISMMSSDSQAMGRIGEVIIRTWQTAHVMKRRRGALPGDGAADNLRARRYVAKYTINPAIAHGMDREIGSVEIGKLADLVLWEPKFFGVRPHVVLKGGFPAWAAMGDANASIPTPQPVLARPMFGAAPVVAAGSSFHFVAPEAIENGVAERFGIARKLVPISNTRSRGKADMVLNDATPDIRVEPDSFAVHVDGELIEPRPVTELPMAQRYFLF